Proteins from a genomic interval of Streptomyces sp. NBC_00820:
- a CDS encoding flavin-containing monooxygenase — protein MTQRHVDVLIIGAGLSGISAACHLARHNPGKTYAVLERRARVGGTWDLFRYPGVRSDSDMYTFGYRFRAWRGTKILADGADIRRYVQETADEHGVSGRIRFGRRVARANWSSAEGRWTVEALDETTGESETYSCAFLVNATGYYDYDAGHRPDFPGEERFTGTVVHPQHWPEDLDHRGKRVVVIGSGATAITLVPAMAGDAAHVTMVQRSPTYIMTLPQYDPVSVLLRKAGVPAELLYRFGRSRNIALQRGLYALCRSAPTVMRKVLLAGVRAQLGKSVDMRHFTPSYKPWDQRLCVVPGGDLFKALKSGEASVVTDHIDSFTETGVRLRSGEDIPADIVVTATGLRVQIAGGARLEVDGRPVTTRDHVIYKGVLLDGVPNLAVVLGYTNASWTLKADMACEYVSRLLTHMDERGHTQVVPVATEADRAPESAMGDSLTSGYIARGDAVMPRQGTRAPWRIWNNYYRDRRALRRAPVDDPALRFGGRPADRDAGRPDPAHAA, from the coding sequence ATGACGCAACGGCATGTCGATGTGCTGATCATCGGCGCTGGGCTGTCCGGCATCAGCGCCGCCTGCCACCTGGCCCGGCACAACCCCGGCAAGACGTACGCGGTCCTGGAGCGGCGCGCCCGTGTCGGCGGCACCTGGGACCTGTTCCGCTACCCGGGCGTCCGCTCGGACTCGGACATGTACACCTTCGGCTACCGCTTCCGCGCCTGGCGCGGCACCAAGATCCTCGCCGACGGCGCGGACATCCGCCGGTACGTCCAGGAGACCGCCGACGAGCACGGCGTCTCCGGCCGCATCCGCTTCGGCCGCCGGGTCGCCAGGGCGAACTGGTCGAGCGCGGAGGGGCGGTGGACCGTCGAGGCACTGGACGAGACCACCGGCGAGAGCGAGACCTACAGCTGCGCGTTCCTCGTCAACGCCACCGGCTACTACGACTACGACGCCGGCCACCGCCCCGACTTCCCCGGTGAGGAACGCTTCACCGGGACCGTCGTCCACCCGCAGCACTGGCCCGAGGACCTCGACCACCGCGGCAAGCGCGTCGTCGTCATCGGCAGCGGTGCCACCGCCATCACCCTGGTGCCCGCGATGGCCGGCGACGCCGCCCACGTCACCATGGTCCAGCGCTCGCCGACGTACATCATGACCCTGCCGCAGTACGACCCGGTGTCGGTCCTCCTGCGCAAGGCGGGCGTCCCCGCCGAACTGCTCTACCGGTTCGGACGCTCCCGCAACATCGCGCTCCAGCGCGGCCTGTACGCGCTGTGCCGCAGCGCCCCCACCGTCATGCGCAAGGTGCTGCTGGCCGGCGTGCGGGCCCAGCTCGGCAAGAGCGTCGACATGCGCCACTTCACCCCGTCGTACAAGCCCTGGGACCAGCGGCTGTGCGTGGTGCCCGGCGGTGATCTGTTCAAGGCGCTCAAGAGCGGCGAGGCCTCGGTGGTCACAGACCACATCGACTCGTTCACCGAGACCGGCGTCCGGCTGAGGTCCGGCGAGGACATCCCGGCCGACATCGTCGTCACCGCCACCGGGCTGCGGGTGCAGATCGCCGGCGGCGCCCGGCTGGAGGTGGACGGCCGCCCCGTGACCACCCGCGACCACGTCATCTACAAGGGCGTGCTGCTCGACGGCGTCCCCAACCTCGCGGTCGTCCTCGGCTACACCAACGCCTCCTGGACCCTCAAGGCCGACATGGCCTGCGAGTACGTCAGCAGGCTGCTCACGCACATGGACGAGCGGGGCCACACCCAGGTCGTACCCGTCGCCACGGAGGCGGACCGGGCCCCGGAGTCCGCCATGGGCGACTCGCTGACCTCCGGTTACATCGCCCGCGGCGACGCCGTGATGCCCCGGCAGGGGACCCGCGCGCCCTGGCGGATCTGGAACAACTACTACCGCGACCGCCGCGCCCTGCGGCGCGCCCCGGTCGACGACCCCGCGCTCCGCTTCGGCGGCCGGCCCGCCGACCGGGACGCCGGCCGGCCCGACCCGGCCCACGCGGCCTGA
- a CDS encoding alpha-amylase, translating to MARRTLPAVVAALAATLSVGMYPTTAEATPPGTKDVTAVLFEWKYASVARECTTTLGPSGYGYVQVSPPAEHIQGSQWWTSYQPVSYKIAGRLGNRTDFQNMVNTCHAAGVKVVTDTVINHMSAGSGTGTGGSSYTKYNYPGVYSSADFDDCTSQVTNYADRWNVQHCELVGLADLDTGEDHVRQTIANYMNDLLSLGVDGFRVDAAKHIDTADLANIKSRLTNPSVYWKQEVIYGAGEAVQPTEYTGNGDVQEFRYAYDLKRVFTSEKLAYLNNFGQPWGYLSSSQAGVFVDNHDTERNGSTLNYKDGANYTLANVFMLAWPYGAPDINSGYEWSDIDAGPPNGGTVNACWQDGWKCQHAWPEIKSMVAFRNATRGQAVTNWWDDGSNLISFGRGSKGYVVINHESAAANRSFQTSLPAGTYCDVQAGRTVTVNSTGWFTASVAPNTALALYVGKSSC from the coding sequence ATGGCACGCAGAACTCTCCCCGCGGTGGTCGCCGCCCTCGCGGCCACCCTCTCGGTTGGCATGTACCCGACTACCGCCGAGGCGACCCCGCCCGGCACCAAGGACGTCACCGCCGTCCTCTTCGAGTGGAAGTACGCCTCGGTCGCCCGCGAGTGCACCACCACTCTCGGCCCCTCCGGCTACGGCTACGTCCAGGTCTCCCCGCCCGCCGAGCACATACAGGGCTCGCAGTGGTGGACGTCGTACCAGCCGGTGTCGTACAAGATCGCGGGCCGGCTCGGCAACCGCACCGACTTCCAGAACATGGTGAACACCTGTCACGCGGCCGGTGTGAAGGTCGTCACCGACACGGTGATCAACCACATGTCGGCGGGATCGGGCACCGGCACCGGCGGCTCGTCGTACACGAAGTACAACTATCCCGGCGTGTACTCCTCGGCCGACTTCGACGACTGCACCTCCCAGGTCACCAACTACGCGGACCGCTGGAACGTCCAGCACTGCGAGCTGGTGGGCCTCGCCGACCTCGACACCGGCGAGGACCACGTCCGCCAGACCATCGCGAACTACATGAACGACCTGCTCTCCCTGGGCGTCGACGGCTTCCGCGTCGACGCGGCCAAGCACATCGACACCGCGGACCTGGCGAACATCAAGTCCCGCCTGACCAACCCTTCCGTCTACTGGAAGCAGGAGGTCATCTACGGCGCCGGCGAGGCGGTCCAGCCCACCGAGTACACCGGCAACGGTGACGTGCAGGAGTTCCGCTACGCCTACGACCTCAAGCGCGTCTTCACCTCCGAGAAGCTCGCCTACCTGAACAACTTCGGCCAGCCCTGGGGCTATCTGAGCAGCTCGCAGGCCGGTGTCTTCGTCGACAACCACGACACCGAGCGCAACGGCAGCACCCTCAACTACAAGGACGGCGCCAACTACACGCTGGCCAACGTCTTCATGCTGGCGTGGCCCTACGGCGCCCCGGACATCAACTCCGGTTACGAGTGGTCGGACATCGACGCGGGCCCGCCCAACGGGGGCACCGTCAACGCCTGCTGGCAGGACGGCTGGAAGTGCCAGCACGCCTGGCCGGAGATCAAGTCCATGGTCGCCTTCCGCAACGCCACCCGCGGGCAGGCGGTCACCAACTGGTGGGACGACGGCAGCAACCTCATCAGCTTCGGCCGCGGCAGCAAGGGCTACGTGGTGATCAACCACGAGAGCGCGGCCGCCAACCGCTCGTTCCAGACCTCGCTGCCCGCGGGCACCTACTGCGACGTGCAGGCGGGCCGCACCGTGACGGTCAACAGCACCGGCTGGTTCACGGCCTCGGTCGCCCCGAACACCGCGCTCGCCCTCTACGTGGGCAAGTCGAGCTGCTGA
- a CDS encoding glycoside hydrolase family 13 protein: MSQQPPAAPATESTVTTVAPPGDWWRDAVIYQVYPRSFADSNGDGMGDLEGVRSRLPYLRDLGVDAVWLSPFYASPQADAGYDVADYRAVDAMFGNLLDADALIREAHELGLRVIVDLVPNHSSDQHEWFKRALAEGQGSPLRERYHFRPGNGENGELPPNDWESIFGGPAWTRVTEPDGTPGDWYLHLFAPEQPDLNWEHPAVGDEFRSILRFWLDMGVDGFRIDVAHGLVKADGLPDLGDHDQLKLLGNDVMPFFDQDGVHAIYRQWRLILDEYSGERIFVAEAWTPTVERTARYVRPDELHQAFNFQYLGTDWDAKELREVIDRTLDAMRPVGAPATWVLSNHDVTRHATRFANPPGLGTQIRTAGDRELGLARARAATLLMLALPGSAYVYQGEELGLPDVVDLPDEVRQDPAYFRGAGQDGFRDGCRVPIPWTRDGSSYGFGGGGSWLPQPESWGELSVQAQEGVAGSTLELYRSALRVRREQPDLGAGDSVEWLLAPEGVLAFRRGEFVCVANTTGEAVTTPAYGRLLLGSAEITERGGEARVPADTTVWWTTA, encoded by the coding sequence ATGAGCCAGCAGCCCCCCGCCGCCCCGGCCACCGAATCCACCGTCACCACCGTCGCCCCGCCCGGCGACTGGTGGCGGGACGCGGTCATCTACCAGGTCTATCCGCGCAGCTTCGCCGACAGCAACGGCGACGGCATGGGTGACCTGGAGGGCGTGCGCTCCCGCCTGCCGTACCTGCGCGACCTCGGCGTGGACGCCGTGTGGCTCAGCCCCTTCTACGCCTCCCCGCAGGCCGACGCCGGTTACGACGTCGCCGACTACCGTGCCGTCGACGCCATGTTCGGCAACCTCCTCGACGCCGACGCGCTGATCCGCGAGGCCCACGAGCTGGGCCTGCGCGTCATCGTCGACCTGGTCCCCAACCACTCCTCCGACCAGCACGAGTGGTTCAAGCGGGCGCTCGCCGAGGGACAGGGATCGCCGCTGCGCGAGCGCTACCACTTCCGCCCGGGCAACGGCGAGAACGGCGAACTGCCGCCCAACGACTGGGAGTCCATCTTCGGCGGCCCGGCCTGGACCCGGGTCACCGAGCCCGACGGCACGCCCGGCGACTGGTACCTGCACCTGTTCGCGCCCGAGCAGCCCGACCTCAACTGGGAACACCCGGCGGTGGGCGACGAGTTCCGCTCCATCCTGCGGTTCTGGCTGGACATGGGCGTGGACGGCTTCCGCATCGACGTGGCCCACGGCCTGGTGAAGGCCGACGGCCTGCCCGACCTCGGCGATCACGACCAGCTGAAGCTGCTGGGCAACGATGTCATGCCGTTCTTCGACCAGGACGGCGTCCACGCCATCTACCGCCAGTGGCGTCTGATCCTCGACGAGTACTCGGGCGAGCGGATCTTCGTCGCCGAGGCGTGGACCCCGACCGTCGAGCGCACCGCCCGCTACGTCCGCCCCGACGAGCTGCACCAGGCCTTCAACTTCCAGTACCTGGGCACCGACTGGGACGCCAAGGAGCTGCGCGAGGTCATCGACCGCACCCTGGATGCCATGCGCCCGGTCGGCGCGCCCGCCACCTGGGTGCTGTCCAACCATGACGTCACCCGGCACGCCACCCGCTTCGCCAACCCGCCCGGCCTCGGCACCCAGATCCGCACGGCCGGCGACCGCGAGCTGGGCCTCGCCCGGGCCCGCGCGGCCACCCTGCTGATGCTGGCGCTGCCCGGCTCGGCGTACGTCTACCAGGGCGAGGAGCTGGGCCTGCCGGACGTCGTGGACCTGCCCGACGAGGTGCGCCAGGACCCGGCGTACTTCCGGGGCGCGGGCCAGGACGGCTTCCGCGACGGTTGCCGGGTGCCGATCCCGTGGACCCGCGACGGCTCGTCGTACGGCTTCGGCGGCGGCGGGAGCTGGCTTCCGCAGCCCGAGAGCTGGGGCGAGCTGAGCGTGCAGGCGCAGGAGGGCGTGGCCGGCTCGACGCTGGAGCTGTACCGCTCGGCGCTGCGCGTGCGCCGGGAGCAGCCGGACCTCGGCGCGGGCGACTCGGTGGAGTGGCTGCTCGCTCCCGAGGGCGTCCTGGCCTTCCGGCGCGGGGAGTTCGTGTGCGTCGCCAACACCACGGGCGAGGCGGTGACGACGCCGGCCTACGGCCGCCTGCTGCTCGGCAGCGCGGAGATCACCGAGCGGGGCGGCGAGGCGCGGGTGCCCGCCGACACCACGGTGTGGTGGACGACGGCCTGA
- a CDS encoding sugar ABC transporter permease, protein MSTMTPEKTETVPAAVPARRIRQRGERGPLGAAVLHAGLALASLVAVAPVLWLFFLSLGPDKDSYLHPGKILGKLTFSNYSFVLEHTAFFDWFKSTMIVALGTTVIGVFVAATTGYAVSRMRFPGYKSLMWVLLLTQAFPIAILIVPMYEIFGELGLIDSYWALIIINCTTAVPYSAWLLKGYFDTIPFEIDEAGRVDGLSPFGTFFRLILPLARPGLAVAGFYNFITAVAEVAFATTFMLDDSKYTFAVGLQTFVSEHDAQWNYMAATAVLIAIPVSVFFYLVQKNLVTGLTAGGTKG, encoded by the coding sequence ATGAGCACCATGACCCCAGAGAAGACAGAGACCGTGCCGGCCGCCGTACCCGCGCGCCGCATCCGCCAGCGGGGCGAGCGCGGCCCGCTCGGCGCCGCCGTGCTGCACGCCGGCCTCGCCCTGGCGAGCCTCGTCGCGGTGGCCCCGGTGCTCTGGCTGTTCTTCCTGTCCCTCGGCCCGGACAAGGACTCCTACCTGCACCCGGGCAAGATCCTGGGCAAGCTCACCTTCTCCAACTACAGCTTCGTGCTGGAGCACACCGCGTTCTTCGACTGGTTCAAGTCGACGATGATCGTGGCCCTCGGCACCACCGTCATCGGTGTCTTCGTCGCCGCGACCACCGGCTACGCCGTCTCGCGCATGCGCTTTCCCGGCTACAAGTCGCTGATGTGGGTGCTGCTGCTCACCCAGGCCTTCCCGATCGCCATCCTGATCGTGCCGATGTACGAGATCTTCGGCGAGCTCGGCCTGATCGACTCCTACTGGGCGCTGATCATCATCAACTGCACCACGGCGGTGCCGTACAGCGCCTGGCTGCTCAAGGGGTACTTCGACACCATCCCCTTCGAGATCGACGAGGCGGGACGCGTGGACGGGCTCTCCCCGTTCGGCACGTTCTTCCGGCTGATCCTGCCGCTGGCCCGCCCGGGCCTGGCCGTGGCCGGCTTCTACAACTTCATCACGGCCGTCGCCGAGGTCGCGTTCGCGACGACCTTCATGCTGGACGACTCCAAGTACACCTTCGCCGTCGGTCTGCAGACCTTCGTCAGCGAGCACGACGCGCAGTGGAACTACATGGCCGCCACCGCGGTGCTGATCGCGATACCCGTGTCGGTGTTCTTCTACCTCGTGCAGAAGAACCTCGTCACCGGCCTCACCGCCGGCGGCACCAAGGGCTGA
- a CDS encoding carbohydrate ABC transporter permease — MTVAIDRAPGKSRGDRAPRPGLVQRIKNGYQKHWYAYAMIAPVVAVLGAIVAYPLVRGLYLTLTDANSLNSARTIGVNHIDATYKFIGLDNYKDILFGPLSYDRFWSHFLWTVVWTTACVVLHYTIGLGLALMLNQKLRGRTFYRLMLVVPWAVPTFVTVFSWRIMLADSGVINQVLGSLHLPQPQWLEDTFWQRFAAIMVNTWCGVPFMMLSLLGGLQSIDSTLYEAAEMDGATAWQQFRHVTLPGLRSVSSTVVLLGVIWTFNQFAIIFLLFGPTGAPDAQILVTWAYFLGFGQQPRDFAQSAAYGVLLLSLLTVFTSFYFRWLKRNDQLAV, encoded by the coding sequence ATGACAGTCGCCATCGACCGCGCACCCGGCAAGAGCCGCGGTGACCGCGCGCCTCGGCCCGGGCTGGTGCAGCGCATCAAGAACGGCTACCAGAAGCACTGGTACGCGTACGCGATGATCGCGCCGGTGGTCGCAGTGCTCGGCGCCATCGTGGCCTACCCGCTGGTGCGGGGCCTCTACCTGACCCTCACCGACGCCAACAGCCTCAACTCCGCCCGTACGATCGGCGTCAACCACATCGACGCCACGTACAAGTTCATCGGACTGGACAACTACAAGGACATCCTGTTCGGCCCGCTGTCCTACGACCGCTTCTGGTCGCACTTCCTGTGGACCGTCGTCTGGACGACCGCCTGTGTGGTCCTGCACTACACCATCGGTCTCGGCCTCGCGCTGATGCTCAACCAGAAGCTGCGCGGACGCACCTTCTACCGGCTGATGCTGGTCGTGCCCTGGGCGGTGCCGACCTTCGTCACCGTCTTCTCCTGGCGGATCATGCTCGCCGACTCCGGCGTGATCAACCAGGTCCTCGGCTCGCTCCACCTGCCCCAGCCCCAGTGGCTGGAGGACACGTTCTGGCAGCGGTTCGCCGCGATCATGGTCAACACCTGGTGCGGTGTGCCGTTCATGATGCTCTCGCTGCTCGGCGGCCTGCAGTCCATCGACTCCACGCTCTACGAGGCCGCGGAGATGGACGGCGCCACCGCGTGGCAGCAGTTCCGGCACGTCACGCTGCCCGGTCTGCGCTCGGTCAGCTCGACCGTGGTCCTGCTCGGCGTCATCTGGACCTTCAACCAGTTCGCCATCATCTTCCTGCTGTTCGGCCCCACCGGCGCGCCCGACGCCCAGATCCTCGTCACCTGGGCCTACTTCCTCGGCTTCGGACAGCAGCCCCGCGACTTCGCCCAGTCCGCCGCGTACGGCGTGCTGCTGCTGTCGCTGCTGACCGTCTTCACCTCCTTCTACTTCCGCTGGCTGAAGCGCAATGACCAGCTCGCCGTCTGA
- a CDS encoding extracellular solute-binding protein, whose amino-acid sequence MRRGIAASALVASLALTATACGGSDSDSKSDGPVTITWWDTSNATNEAPTYQDLIKQFEAANKNIKVKYVNVPFDQAQNKFDTAAGAKGAPDVLRSEVGWTPAFAKKGFFLPLDGTDALADQAKFQPNLIKQAQYEGKTYGVPLVTDTLALVYNKALFQKAGITEAPKTWDELKADAAKVQAKAKVDGYWGSTAAYYAQSFLYGEGTDTVDAAGKKITVNSPAAKKAYGAWLSTFSGKGLHKADTTADAYAHIQDAFVNGKVAAIIQGPWEITNFYKGSAFKDKSNLGIATVPAGSSGKAGAPTGGHNLSVYAGSDKAHQTAALKFVNFMTSAKSQEAIALKNSTLPTRSDAYTAQVKADPGIAGYQGVLAAAQPRPALPEYSSLWGPLDTELPKIAGGKESLDKGLSNAEVAIAKLVPDFSK is encoded by the coding sequence ATGCGGCGTGGCATAGCGGCCTCCGCGCTCGTGGCGTCCCTCGCCCTCACGGCGACGGCGTGCGGCGGGAGCGACAGCGACAGCAAGTCGGACGGTCCGGTGACCATCACCTGGTGGGACACCTCCAACGCCACCAATGAGGCACCGACGTACCAGGACCTGATCAAGCAGTTCGAAGCTGCCAACAAGAACATCAAGGTCAAGTACGTCAACGTCCCCTTCGACCAGGCGCAGAACAAGTTCGACACGGCCGCCGGCGCCAAGGGCGCCCCGGACGTGCTGCGCTCCGAGGTCGGCTGGACCCCCGCCTTCGCGAAGAAGGGCTTCTTCCTGCCGCTGGACGGCACGGACGCCCTCGCCGACCAGGCCAAGTTCCAGCCGAACCTGATCAAGCAGGCCCAGTACGAGGGCAAGACCTACGGCGTGCCGCTGGTCACCGACACCCTCGCCCTGGTCTACAACAAGGCCCTGTTCCAGAAGGCCGGCATCACCGAGGCCCCCAAGACCTGGGACGAGCTGAAGGCCGACGCCGCCAAGGTCCAGGCCAAGGCCAAGGTCGACGGCTACTGGGGCTCCACCGCCGCCTACTACGCGCAGAGCTTCCTGTACGGCGAGGGCACCGACACCGTCGACGCCGCCGGCAAGAAGATCACCGTCAACTCGCCCGCCGCCAAGAAGGCCTACGGTGCCTGGCTGAGCACGTTCTCCGGCAAGGGACTGCACAAGGCCGACACCACCGCCGACGCCTACGCCCACATCCAGGACGCGTTCGTCAACGGCAAGGTCGCCGCGATCATCCAGGGCCCCTGGGAGATCACGAACTTCTACAAGGGCTCGGCCTTCAAGGACAAGTCCAACCTGGGCATCGCCACCGTCCCGGCCGGCTCCAGCGGCAAGGCGGGCGCCCCGACCGGCGGCCACAACCTCTCCGTCTACGCCGGCTCGGACAAGGCCCACCAGACGGCCGCGCTGAAGTTCGTCAACTTCATGACCTCGGCGAAGTCCCAGGAGGCCATCGCCCTGAAGAACTCCACGCTGCCCACCCGCTCCGACGCCTACACCGCCCAGGTGAAGGCCGACCCGGGCATCGCCGGCTACCAGGGTGTGCTCGCCGCCGCCCAGCCGCGCCCGGCGCTGCCCGAGTACAGCTCCCTGTGGGGTCCGCTGGACACCGAGCTGCCCAAGATCGCCGGCGGCAAGGAGTCGCTGGACAAGGGCCTGAGCAACGCCGAGGTCGCCATCGCCAAGCTGGTGCCCGACTTCAGCAAGTGA
- a CDS encoding LacI family DNA-binding transcriptional regulator, giving the protein MTTRLADIAAQAGVSEATVSRVLNGKPGVAATTRQSVLAALDVLGYERPVRLRQRSEGLVGLITPELENPIFPALAQVIGQALTRQGYTPVLATQTPGGSTEDELTEMLVDRGVAGIIYVSGLHADTTADTQRYERLRAQGVPFVLVDGFSPKVQAPFISPDDRAATTLAVTHLVSLGHTRIGLALGPKRFVPVQRKIEGFVRAMQDQLGLNAETVERDLVQHSLYTLEGGQAAATALIERDCTAVVCASDMMALGAIRAARQRGLDVPREVSVVGFDDSPLIAFTDPPLTTVRKPVPAMGQAAVRTLLEEIGGTPAPHSEFVFMPELVVRGSTASAPGERKVVRMS; this is encoded by the coding sequence GTGACCACACGGCTTGCGGACATCGCCGCGCAGGCGGGGGTGAGCGAAGCGACCGTCAGCCGGGTCCTCAACGGCAAACCCGGCGTCGCCGCCACCACCCGCCAGTCCGTGCTGGCCGCGCTGGACGTGCTCGGCTACGAGCGCCCCGTCCGGCTGCGGCAGCGCAGCGAGGGCCTGGTGGGCCTGATCACCCCGGAGCTGGAGAACCCGATATTCCCGGCCCTCGCCCAGGTCATCGGCCAGGCGCTGACCCGGCAGGGCTACACCCCGGTACTCGCCACCCAGACGCCCGGCGGCTCCACCGAGGACGAGCTGACCGAGATGCTCGTGGACCGCGGGGTGGCGGGCATCATCTACGTCTCCGGGCTGCACGCCGACACCACCGCCGACACGCAGCGCTACGAGCGACTGCGGGCGCAGGGCGTGCCGTTCGTCCTGGTGGACGGGTTCTCACCGAAGGTGCAGGCGCCGTTCATCTCGCCCGACGACCGGGCCGCGACCACCCTGGCGGTGACGCACCTGGTGTCGCTGGGGCACACCCGGATCGGGCTGGCGCTCGGTCCCAAGCGGTTCGTGCCGGTGCAGCGCAAGATCGAGGGCTTCGTCCGCGCCATGCAGGACCAGCTGGGACTGAACGCGGAGACGGTCGAGCGGGACCTGGTCCAGCACTCGCTGTACACGCTGGAGGGCGGGCAGGCGGCGGCGACGGCGCTGATCGAGCGCGACTGCACGGCCGTGGTGTGCGCCAGCGACATGATGGCGCTCGGCGCCATACGGGCGGCCCGGCAGCGGGGGCTGGACGTGCCCCGGGAGGTGTCGGTGGTCGGTTTCGACGACTCCCCGCTGATCGCGTTCACCGACCCGCCGCTGACCACGGTCCGCAAGCCGGTGCCGGCCATGGGGCAGGCCGCGGTGCGCACGCTGCTGGAGGAGATCGGCGGGACGCCCGCGCCGCACAGCGAGTTCGTGTTCATGCCGGAGCTGGTGGTGCGCGGTTCGACCGCTTCGGCCCCCGGCGAGCGCAAGGTCGTCCGTATGTCGTAG
- a CDS encoding phosphatase PAP2 family protein has product MSDSTVTDPEGREQVTVPRTVTGGGRRVRLHRLRRPRQPRLWFEVLLIAVSYWTYSLIRNAVPEQKAEALHNADGVWRLEHQLGLAVEQSVNHAVNSATWLIIGMNYYYATLHFVITLGVLVWLYHWHPGRYAATRLVLFATTGVALVGYYLFPLAPPRLMRGGRFVDTVMVHHTWGSMASGDLKHMSNQYAAMPSMHIGWSLWCGLTVFALASVPWVRVLGLLYPLVTLLVIVATANHFWLDAVGGVLCLAFGLAMARLWYGSLPNVLPRRVPAAARPEPATPSA; this is encoded by the coding sequence ATGAGTGACTCGACCGTGACAGATCCGGAAGGTCGCGAGCAGGTGACCGTTCCGCGGACCGTCACGGGCGGGGGACGGCGGGTCCGCCTGCACCGGCTGCGCCGCCCACGGCAGCCCCGGCTGTGGTTCGAGGTCCTGCTGATCGCGGTGAGTTACTGGACCTACTCGCTGATCCGCAACGCCGTTCCGGAGCAGAAGGCCGAGGCGCTGCACAACGCCGACGGGGTCTGGCGGCTCGAACACCAGCTGGGTCTCGCCGTCGAGCAGTCGGTCAACCATGCCGTGAACTCGGCGACTTGGCTGATCATCGGCATGAACTACTACTACGCCACCCTGCACTTCGTCATCACGCTGGGTGTACTGGTGTGGCTCTACCACTGGCATCCCGGCCGCTACGCGGCGACCCGGCTGGTGCTGTTCGCGACCACGGGCGTGGCCCTGGTCGGCTACTACCTCTTCCCGCTCGCCCCGCCCCGGCTGATGCGCGGCGGCCGTTTCGTCGACACGGTCATGGTCCACCACACCTGGGGATCGATGGCCTCCGGCGACCTGAAGCACATGTCGAACCAGTACGCGGCGATGCCCTCGATGCACATCGGCTGGTCGCTGTGGTGCGGGCTGACGGTCTTCGCGCTGGCCTCGGTGCCGTGGGTGCGGGTGCTGGGGCTGCTGTACCCGCTGGTCACTCTGCTGGTCATCGTCGCCACCGCCAACCACTTCTGGCTGGACGCGGTGGGCGGTGTCCTGTGCCTGGCCTTCGGTCTCGCCATGGCCCGCCTGTGGTACGGCAGCCTGCCGAACGTCCTGCCGCGACGCGTCCCGGCGGCGGCCCGACCGGAGCCGGCGACTCCGTCGGCGTAG